Proteins found in one Falsirhodobacter algicola genomic segment:
- the guaA gene encoding glutamine-hydrolyzing GMP synthase yields the protein MTQHDRLLIIDFGSQVTQLIARRLRELNVYCEIHPFNKVDDAFLAEFAPKAVILSGGPSSVFAEGAPMPPKGVFDLGVPMLGICYGQQVMMHCLGGKVERGHGTAEFGRAFVTPSEERIPLLEGWFGDADGREQVWMSHGDHVSAIAPGFTVHGTSPNAPFAITADVSRNFYAVQFHPEVHHTPRGAKLYENFVKLAGFSGDWTMGAYREEAIRRIREQVGDQKVICGLSGGVDSSVAAVLIHEAIGDQLTCVFVDHGLLRQGEAEQVVTMFRDHYNMPLIHADESELFLGQLEGQSDPETKRKIIGKLFIDVFQKHAAEVGGATFLAQGTLYPDVIESVSFSGGPSVTIKSHHNVGGLPEKMGLKLVEPLRELFKDEVRALGRELGLPDSFIGRHPFPGPGLAIRCPGEITREKLEILRKADAVYIDQIRKHGLYDEIWQAFVAILPVRTVGVMGDGRTYDFACALRAVTSVDGMTADYYPFSHDFLGETATRIINEVQGINRVTYDITSKPPGTIEWE from the coding sequence ATGACCCAGCATGACCGCCTTCTCATCATCGACTTCGGTTCGCAGGTGACGCAGCTGATCGCGCGCCGCCTGCGCGAACTGAACGTCTATTGCGAAATTCACCCGTTCAACAAGGTGGACGACGCCTTCCTTGCGGAGTTCGCGCCCAAGGCGGTGATCCTGTCGGGCGGGCCGTCCTCGGTCTTTGCCGAAGGGGCGCCGATGCCGCCGAAGGGCGTGTTCGACCTCGGCGTGCCGATGCTGGGCATCTGCTACGGCCAGCAGGTCATGATGCATTGCCTTGGCGGCAAGGTGGAACGCGGCCACGGCACCGCCGAATTCGGCCGCGCCTTCGTCACCCCGAGCGAGGAGCGCATTCCCCTGCTGGAAGGCTGGTTCGGCGATGCCGACGGGCGCGAGCAGGTGTGGATGAGCCATGGCGACCACGTCTCGGCGATCGCGCCGGGCTTCACCGTGCACGGCACCTCGCCCAATGCGCCCTTCGCCATCACGGCGGACGTGTCGCGCAACTTCTACGCCGTGCAGTTCCACCCCGAGGTGCACCACACCCCGCGCGGTGCGAAACTCTACGAGAATTTCGTGAAGCTGGCCGGCTTCTCGGGCGACTGGACGATGGGCGCCTACCGCGAAGAGGCGATCCGCCGCATCCGCGAACAGGTCGGCGATCAGAAGGTGATCTGCGGCCTGTCGGGCGGCGTCGATTCCTCGGTCGCGGCGGTGCTGATCCACGAAGCGATCGGTGATCAGCTGACCTGCGTCTTCGTCGATCACGGCCTGCTGCGGCAGGGCGAGGCGGAGCAGGTCGTGACCATGTTCCGCGACCATTACAACATGCCGCTGATCCATGCCGACGAAAGCGAGCTGTTCCTTGGCCAGCTGGAGGGTCAGTCGGACCCGGAAACCAAGCGCAAGATCATCGGCAAGCTGTTCATCGACGTGTTCCAGAAGCACGCGGCCGAAGTGGGCGGCGCGACCTTCCTTGCGCAGGGGACGCTCTATCCCGACGTGATCGAATCGGTCTCCTTCTCGGGGGGGCCGTCGGTCACGATCAAATCGCACCACAATGTCGGCGGGCTGCCCGAAAAGATGGGCCTGAAGTTGGTGGAACCGCTGCGCGAGCTGTTCAAGGACGAGGTGCGCGCCCTTGGCCGCGAACTGGGCCTTCCCGACAGCTTCATCGGCCGTCACCCCTTCCCCGGCCCCGGCCTTGCGATCCGCTGCCCCGGAGAGATCACCCGCGAAAAGCTGGAGATCCTGCGCAAGGCCGACGCCGTCTATATCGACCAGATCCGCAAGCACGGCCTCTACGACGAGATCTGGCAGGCCTTCGTCGCCATCCTTCCCGTCCGCACCGTGGGCGTGATGGGCGACGGGCGCACCTACGATTTCGCCTGCGCCCTGCGCGCGGTCACGAGCGTGGACGGCATGACGGCGGACTATTACCCGTTCAGCCACGATTTCCTCGGCGAGACGGCGACCCGCATCATCAACGAGGTGCAGGGCATCAACCGCGTGACCTATGACATCACGTCCAAACCGCCCGGCACGATCGAGTGGGAATGA
- a CDS encoding DUF6477 family protein — MTDIRATLATLSRPRLLVRAARMGVADYRRDRDLRRLTGTTGTDSPLPHLLEQEERLEETRRRGCASYSAMRHVEVLIALMAEARMRPPLRVIPCQAGPLTLMAGHDPA; from the coding sequence ATGACAGACATTCGCGCCACCCTCGCCACCCTTTCCCGCCCGCGGCTTCTGGTTCGGGCCGCGCGCATGGGTGTCGCCGATTATCGGCGCGACCGCGATCTGCGCCGCCTGACCGGGACGACCGGCACCGATTCGCCCCTGCCCCACCTCTTGGAACAGGAAGAGCGTCTGGAAGAGACGCGCCGCCGGGGATGCGCCTCCTATTCGGCCATGCGCCATGTCGAGGTGCTGATTGCGCTGATGGCCGAGGCCCGCATGCGCCCGCCCCTGCGCGTGATCCCTTGCCAAGCAGGGCCTTTGACCCTAATGGCGGGACATGACCCAGCATGA
- a CDS encoding DUF6456 domain-containing protein, which yields MGPLRPIIPRYPEWLPAAVRLYLDHTVAGVSLRVLARREGVHPSTVLRHVRRIETHRDDPLTDAALSRLGPHCPKEAAMVPFPPSETTLEMEAQRILRRLAEPGTLLAFAPEMEKAVVLRELPGGETARLAVVARELAEAFVLKDWIACRKAGRISTYGLTPQGRHHLRQGAGLAEAPAAFDWNRAEPPRILPVETPVAQMGRRRDKDGQPFLSAELVAAAERLREDFELAQMDAAPAPVWEGFLDMASAPFPATTARGRVAAALRDLGPGLGDVVLRVCCYLEGLEPCEKRMGWAARSGKVVLRIGLERLRRHYAELSRPMIG from the coding sequence ATGGGTCCGCTCCGGCCGATCATTCCGCGATACCCCGAATGGCTTCCGGCTGCGGTGCGGCTCTATCTCGATCACACGGTGGCGGGGGTGTCGCTGCGGGTGCTGGCCCGCCGCGAGGGGGTGCACCCCTCCACCGTGCTGCGCCATGTCCGCCGCATCGAAACCCACCGCGACGATCCACTGACCGATGCCGCGCTTTCGCGCCTCGGCCCCCATTGCCCGAAGGAGGCCGCCATGGTCCCGTTCCCCCCGTCCGAAACCACCTTGGAAATGGAGGCGCAGCGCATCCTGCGCCGTCTGGCCGAACCCGGCACGCTTCTGGCCTTCGCCCCCGAGATGGAGAAGGCCGTGGTCCTGCGCGAACTGCCGGGGGGCGAGACGGCGCGCCTTGCCGTCGTCGCCCGCGAATTGGCGGAGGCGTTCGTGCTGAAGGACTGGATCGCCTGCCGCAAGGCCGGACGGATCAGCACCTATGGCCTGACGCCGCAGGGGCGGCATCATCTGCGCCAAGGGGCCGGACTGGCGGAGGCGCCCGCCGCCTTCGACTGGAACCGGGCCGAGCCGCCGCGTATCCTGCCGGTGGAAACGCCGGTGGCGCAGATGGGGCGGCGGCGGGACAAGGACGGCCAGCCCTTCCTGTCGGCCGAACTCGTGGCCGCCGCCGAGCGCCTGCGCGAGGATTTCGAACTGGCGCAGATGGATGCGGCCCCGGCCCCCGTCTGGGAAGGGTTCCTGGATATGGCATCGGCGCCGTTTCCGGCCACGACGGCGCGGGGGCGGGTGGCGGCGGCTCTGCGCGACCTCGGCCCCGGTCTGGGGGACGTGGTGCTGCGGGTCTGCTGCTATCTGGAGGGGCTGGAGCCGTGCGAGAAGCGGATGGGCTGGGCCGCCCGGTCGGGCAAGGTCGTCCTGCGCATCGGGCTGGAGCGGCTACGCCGGCATTACGCCGAACTTTCCCGCCCCATGATCGGATAG
- a CDS encoding catalase has translation MTDTPKPRMTTTAGAPVASNSTSQTAGNRGPVLLQDYQLIEKLAHQNRERIPERVVHAKGWGAFGTFKVTNDITHLSAAKVFDTVGKTTEVLTRFSTVAGELGAADAERDVRGFSVKFYTEEGNWDIVGNNTPIFFIRDGIKFPDFIRTQKRHPKTNLRSPEAMFDFWAAQPESVHQVTILMSDRGIPVNPMHMHGYGSHTFSVWNKDGVRHWVKFHWRCQQPIRNYTNAEAQKIIGETRENYQEDLYNAIDEGRFPKWKLCIQAMPEEDALNVPYNPFDLTKVWPHSDYPLIEVGEMELNRNPENYFVYIENAAFSPSNVVPGIGFSPDKMLQARIFSYADAHRYRLGTHYEALPANAPKCPVHHYHKDGSMRFFTNDFGNPDAYYEPNQYGGPSADVSVQEPPLKISGDADRYDQLEADADYVQPRALFNLLPQDEKQRLFDNMAAAMGPCSEPVAERWLSVLAKVHPDYAAGVRASLKKDSDVNAISVTDETKVDTTE, from the coding sequence ATGACCGACACCCCCAAACCCCGCATGACGACGACGGCCGGCGCGCCTGTCGCGTCCAACAGCACCAGCCAAACGGCCGGCAACCGCGGCCCGGTGCTGCTGCAGGATTACCAGCTGATCGAGAAGCTGGCCCACCAGAACCGCGAGCGTATCCCGGAGCGTGTCGTGCACGCCAAAGGCTGGGGCGCGTTCGGTACGTTCAAGGTCACGAACGACATCACCCATCTGTCGGCCGCCAAGGTCTTCGACACCGTCGGCAAGACGACCGAAGTGCTGACGCGCTTCTCCACCGTTGCGGGCGAGCTGGGCGCGGCGGATGCCGAGCGCGACGTGCGCGGCTTCTCGGTGAAGTTCTACACCGAAGAAGGCAACTGGGACATCGTGGGCAACAACACCCCGATCTTCTTCATCCGTGACGGCATCAAGTTCCCCGACTTCATCCGCACCCAGAAGCGTCACCCCAAGACGAACCTGCGTTCGCCCGAGGCGATGTTCGATTTCTGGGCCGCGCAGCCCGAATCGGTGCACCAAGTCACGATCCTGATGTCCGACCGCGGCATCCCGGTGAACCCGATGCACATGCACGGCTACGGCAGCCACACCTTCTCCGTGTGGAACAAGGACGGCGTGCGTCACTGGGTGAAGTTCCACTGGCGCTGCCAGCAGCCCATCCGCAACTACACCAACGCCGAAGCCCAGAAGATCATCGGCGAAACGCGTGAGAACTATCAAGAAGACCTCTACAACGCGATCGACGAGGGCCGTTTCCCGAAATGGAAGCTGTGCATCCAGGCGATGCCGGAAGAGGACGCGCTGAACGTTCCCTACAACCCGTTCGACCTGACCAAGGTGTGGCCGCATTCCGACTACCCGCTGATCGAGGTCGGCGAGATGGAGCTGAACCGCAACCCCGAGAACTACTTCGTCTACATCGAGAACGCCGCGTTCTCGCCGTCGAACGTGGTGCCGGGCATCGGCTTCTCGCCGGACAAGATGCTGCAGGCGCGGATCTTCTCCTATGCCGACGCGCACCGCTACCGTCTGGGCACCCATTACGAAGCCCTGCCGGCGAACGCGCCGAAATGCCCGGTCCATCACTACCACAAAGATGGCTCGATGCGGTTCTTCACGAACGATTTCGGCAACCCGGACGCCTATTACGAGCCGAACCAGTACGGTGGCCCCTCGGCCGATGTCAGCGTGCAGGAACCGCCGCTGAAGATCTCGGGCGATGCGGACCGTTACGACCAACTGGAAGCGGATGCCGACTACGTCCAGCCGCGCGCCCTGTTCAACCTGCTGCCGCAGGATGAGAAGCAGCGCCTGTTCGACAACATGGCCGCCGCAATGGGCCCGTGCTCGGAGCCGGTGGCGGAGCGTTGGCTCTCGGTGCTGGCGAAGGTCCACCCGGACTACGCCGCCGGTGTGCGCGCCTCGCTGAAGAAAGACAGCGACGTGAACGCGATCTCGGTCACGGACGAAACGAAGGTCGACACCACCGAGTGA